In a genomic window of Terriglobia bacterium:
- a CDS encoding protein kinase yields the protein MAQPEPILGVQVPGYEILSQLGAGGMGVVFKARDLQLQRTVALKFLTHIGDGGAAEKQRLLREARAVSALDHPHIAAVYTVQETGDGRLCMVMAYYHGETLADELRHGPLPTAKAIELARQIAAGLAHAHAHGIVHRDIKPANVMVTDDGVAKILDFGLARSTAVDASTHSVGLSGTLPYVSPEQTQGKVADERSDIWAFGVLLYQMLTARLPFAADSAAATLMAIASAPPSPMPEVPDEIQVIIYRCLCKSRDARYPSCTKLLKELAALPAANVNAPTANLHARELKSELRRASASAAVPAGALARWRRWVAPAVTLTLILAAALLGLRWRNMSLSPAPNAAADIGPAAHESYLKGLGYLERYDKPGNLDSAIALFEASVKVEPNFALGFSALGEAYWDKYRLSQDPRWVDKAEEYCKRAAELNSQLPAVYVTLGRVHNGKGERNLALEEVQQALKLEPRSADALLALAAVYDSMGRTRDSEDAYRKAAALRPENWGGHYELAVFYYRHQRYSDAAEQFRRVIELVPDHAPAHSNLGVMLRNLGDAAGAEKEFNKSIELNPTYGAFANLAYLYYSQKRWAEAAAMTKKALQLNPADYRLWANLGLACEWLNQTGEAQAAYREELTRLQATVKLKPDDAAIQAELGLLYSKQHLRDKALPRIEAALALSPHDAAVLASAGEAYENLGDRTRALELMGKALAQGWTLAQLERNPDLRGLLADPGFRRIQAAQPSAPAQPRR from the coding sequence TTGGCCCAACCCGAGCCAATCCTCGGCGTCCAAGTCCCCGGATACGAGATCCTCTCGCAACTGGGCGCTGGAGGCATGGGCGTGGTCTTCAAAGCGCGCGACCTCCAGTTGCAGCGCACGGTGGCGCTGAAGTTTCTCACCCATATTGGCGACGGCGGCGCGGCGGAGAAGCAACGTCTGCTGCGGGAAGCGCGCGCCGTGTCCGCGCTGGATCATCCCCACATTGCCGCTGTGTACACGGTTCAGGAGACCGGCGACGGCCGCCTCTGCATGGTGATGGCGTATTACCACGGCGAGACGCTCGCCGACGAACTGCGCCACGGCCCGCTGCCAACCGCTAAGGCGATCGAGTTGGCCCGTCAGATCGCCGCCGGCCTCGCGCACGCCCACGCGCATGGCATCGTGCACCGCGACATCAAGCCCGCCAACGTGATGGTCACCGACGACGGAGTCGCGAAGATCCTGGATTTCGGCTTGGCCCGTTCGACTGCCGTTGACGCTTCAACTCACAGTGTCGGATTGAGCGGCACTCTGCCCTACGTGTCTCCGGAGCAAACGCAGGGCAAAGTGGCCGACGAGCGCAGCGATATCTGGGCCTTTGGCGTGTTGCTGTATCAAATGCTGACCGCCCGGCTGCCGTTCGCCGCCGATAGCGCTGCGGCCACGCTCATGGCTATCGCCAGCGCGCCGCCCTCGCCCATGCCCGAGGTACCGGACGAGATCCAGGTCATTATCTATCGCTGCCTGTGCAAGAGCCGGGACGCCCGCTATCCCTCCTGCACAAAATTGCTCAAGGAATTGGCGGCGCTGCCGGCGGCCAACGTCAACGCGCCCACGGCGAATCTGCACGCGCGCGAACTCAAGAGCGAACTTCGCCGCGCCTCGGCCTCCGCCGCTGTGCCCGCGGGTGCGCTCGCACGCTGGCGGCGATGGGTGGCGCCCGCCGTCACGCTCACGCTGATCCTCGCCGCCGCGCTGCTCGGCCTGCGCTGGCGCAACATGAGTTTGTCGCCAGCCCCCAATGCCGCCGCCGACATTGGCCCCGCTGCCCATGAGTCTTATCTCAAAGGCCTGGGCTACCTGGAGCGCTACGACAAGCCCGGCAACCTGGATTCGGCCATTGCCCTGTTCGAGGCTTCGGTGAAAGTCGAGCCCAACTTCGCGCTCGGATTCAGCGCCTTGGGCGAGGCTTATTGGGACAAGTACCGGCTGTCGCAGGATCCGCGCTGGGTGGATAAGGCAGAGGAGTATTGCAAGCGGGCCGCGGAGTTGAACAGCCAACTTCCGGCGGTGTACGTCACGCTCGGGCGCGTGCACAACGGCAAGGGCGAACGCAACCTGGCGCTGGAGGAAGTGCAGCAGGCGTTGAAGCTGGAGCCGCGGAGCGCCGACGCCCTGCTCGCTTTGGCGGCGGTGTACGACAGCATGGGGCGCACGCGGGACAGCGAGGACGCGTACCGGAAGGCGGCGGCGCTGCGGCCGGAGAATTGGGGCGGGCACTACGAACTCGCCGTCTTTTATTACCGCCATCAACGTTACTCGGATGCCGCCGAACAGTTCCGCCGGGTCATTGAACTCGTTCCCGACCATGCGCCCGCCCATTCGAACTTGGGGGTAATGCTTCGCAATCTTGGCGATGCTGCCGGAGCGGAAAAGGAATTCAACAAATCCATCGAGTTGAACCCGACGTACGGCGCGTTCGCCAATCTTGCTTACCTTTACTACTCGCAGAAGCGCTGGGCGGAAGCCGCCGCGATGACGAAAAAAGCTCTGCAGCTCAATCCCGCCGATTACCGGCTGTGGGCCAATCTCGGCCTCGCCTGCGAATGGCTCAACCAGACTGGCGAAGCGCAAGCGGCGTATCGCGAGGAACTGACACGACTGCAAGCGACCGTCAAACTCAAACCCGACGATGCCGCCATCCAGGCGGAACTGGGACTCCTGTATTCCAAGCAACACTTGCGCGACAAGGCTCTGCCGCGCATTGAAGCGGCTCTGGCGCTTTCTCCGCACGATGCGGCAGTTCTGGCGAGTGCCGGCGAAGCGTACGAAAACTTGGGCGACCGCACACGCGCTCTGGAACTGATGGGCAAGGCGCTGGCCCAGGGCTGGACGCTGGCACAACTGGAAAGGAATCCTGATTTGCGTGGGCTGCTGGCCGATCCAGGATTTCGCCGCATCCAGGCGGCGCAACCGTCTGCCCCCGCTCAACCGCGGCGCTAG
- a CDS encoding transposase has product MSYYDAESDKRLRLLTNNFTLPALTIAQIHKCRGQVALSFKWIKQHLRIKAFYCVGENRCREDADLDCGVGVRTGGDRTEAVGPGGQFVSHPTDSERVAFRENAHFMRPSGHRR; this is encoded by the coding sequence GTGAGCTACTACGATGCCGAATCCGACAAGCGGCTGAGGTTGCTGACCAACAACTTCACGCTGCCGGCGCTGACCATCGCCCAAATCCACAAGTGCCGCGGGCAGGTCGCACTCTCTTTCAAATGGATCAAGCAGCACCTGAGAATCAAGGCCTTCTACTGCGTCGGTGAGAACCGATGCCGTGAAGACGCAGATTTGGATTGCGGTGTCGGTGTACGGACTGGTGGCGATCGTACGGAAGCGGTTGGACCTGGAGGCCAGTTTGTATCACATCCTACAGACTCTGAGCGCGTCGCTTTTCGAGAAAACGCCCATTTTATGCGCCCTTCAGGCCATCGACGCTAA
- a CDS encoding LytTR family DNA-binding domain-containing protein, producing the protein MRLSAVIVDDEQLARDELAFLLKSVDDVNVVAQGKNGVEAVNLIKEHAPDLVFLDVQMPGLDGFAVIKKLIDKKVPLPQIVFATAYDQYAVRAFEVNAVDYVLKPFDKARVAQSVKKVKAKLDSVGMPSERLESLIRSLGSKPQQPSKILIKAAGRLFLVDQKDICYSSIEDGVITVATAQMEGQSNCRTLEELLASLDPSVFWRAHRSYLVNINRIREVVPWFKSSYQLRMDDKKQSEIPVSRAQTKRLRELFRL; encoded by the coding sequence ATGCGTTTGTCCGCGGTGATTGTCGATGACGAACAGCTCGCGCGCGACGAGCTTGCCTTCCTGCTCAAATCCGTAGACGACGTTAACGTCGTCGCCCAGGGCAAGAACGGCGTGGAAGCCGTCAACCTGATCAAGGAACACGCGCCCGACCTGGTCTTTCTCGACGTACAGATGCCCGGCCTCGATGGTTTTGCGGTGATCAAGAAGCTGATCGACAAAAAGGTGCCGCTGCCGCAGATCGTCTTTGCCACCGCTTACGATCAGTACGCCGTCAGAGCTTTCGAAGTAAACGCGGTGGACTATGTCCTGAAGCCGTTCGACAAAGCCCGCGTGGCGCAGTCGGTGAAAAAGGTGAAAGCCAAGCTGGACTCCGTCGGCATGCCCAGCGAGCGCCTGGAATCCCTGATCCGCAGCCTGGGAAGCAAGCCGCAGCAACCGTCCAAGATCCTGATCAAGGCCGCCGGGCGCCTCTTTCTGGTTGACCAGAAGGACATCTGCTATTCCTCCATCGAGGACGGCGTGATCACGGTTGCCACCGCGCAGATGGAAGGCCAGTCGAACTGCCGCACCCTGGAAGAGCTGCTCGCCTCGCTCGACCCTAGTGTTTTCTGGCGCGCACACCGCTCGTACCTGGTGAACATCAATCGCATCCGCGAAGTCGTGCCTTGGTTCAAGAGCTCCTACCAGCTCCGCATGGACGATAAGAAGCAGTCGGAAATTCCCGTCAGCCGGGCGCAAACAAAGAGATTGCGCGAACTTTTCCGGCTGTGA
- the purS gene encoding phosphoribosylformylglycinamidine synthase subunit PurS, which produces MKAYVYVSPKKSVLDPQGKTIHGALRKLGYQGVTDVRQGKYFEVTLDGLDEAQARQEVERMAREVLTNPVIEEFRYSLETQ; this is translated from the coding sequence ATGAAAGCCTACGTCTACGTGTCCCCGAAGAAGAGTGTGCTCGATCCCCAGGGCAAGACCATCCACGGCGCGCTGCGCAAGCTGGGCTATCAGGGTGTGACCGACGTGCGCCAGGGCAAGTATTTCGAAGTCACCCTCGACGGGCTCGACGAAGCGCAAGCCCGCCAGGAGGTGGAGCGCATGGCCCGCGAGGTGCTCACCAACCCGGTCATCGAGGAGTTCCGCTACTCCCTGGAAACGCAGTAG
- the glmS gene encoding glutamine--fructose-6-phosphate transaminase (isomerizing) — protein MCGIVGYVGKKRVVPVIIDGLRRLEYRGYDSAGIAVAGNGEGLQIRRAEGKLRNLEEVIRLKPLDGTYGIGHTRWATHGRPTEENAHPHRDCTGHVVVVHNGIIENYLTLKKQLSEEGHKFSTETDTEIIAHLVEKHLKPHNSGARPSLEEAVRKTVKELHGVWAMAVISVDERDKIVAARNGPPAVIGLGKDEYFVASDVPAILYHTRDLFFLADGDLAVITPAGVQLSDFDGNPIVRQVQHVTWDPIMAEKGGFKHFMLKEIYEQPRAVRDTTLGRVSLDSGKIFLEEMEITEAEFVKLEKVNIAACGTSWHAAQAGKFMIERLARVPVEVDYASEWRYRDPIVAPNALTMLITQSGETADTIAAQREARAKGSKTIGICNVVGSMVTREANGTIYTHAGPEIGVASTKAFTAQLTALFLFSLYLANIRGAITKDEARMYIGELGKLPGKLESVLAKEEDAEDLAKEYHRAQDFLFLGRGIHYPIALEGALKLKEISYIHAEGYPAGEMKHGPNALIDEDLPVVIMATCDLNDPGSHIRYEKTLSNLKEVKARSGRVIAVATEGDEDIREAADHVVYVPPAPELLSPILEIVPLQLLAYHIAVRRGCDVDQPRNLAKSVTVE, from the coding sequence ATGTGCGGCATCGTAGGATACGTTGGCAAGAAGCGGGTTGTGCCGGTCATCATTGACGGGCTCCGCCGACTCGAGTACCGCGGCTACGACTCGGCGGGAATCGCGGTCGCCGGCAACGGCGAAGGTCTGCAGATCCGCCGCGCCGAAGGCAAGTTGCGCAACCTGGAAGAGGTCATCCGGCTCAAGCCGCTCGACGGCACCTACGGTATCGGCCACACCCGCTGGGCCACGCACGGACGTCCCACCGAGGAAAATGCCCACCCGCACCGCGACTGCACCGGGCACGTGGTCGTGGTCCACAACGGCATCATCGAAAACTACCTCACCCTGAAGAAGCAGCTCTCGGAAGAGGGCCACAAGTTCTCCACCGAGACCGACACCGAGATCATCGCGCACCTGGTCGAAAAGCACCTCAAGCCGCATAACAGCGGCGCGCGCCCGTCGCTGGAGGAGGCGGTACGCAAAACCGTGAAGGAACTGCACGGGGTGTGGGCGATGGCGGTAATCTCGGTGGATGAGCGCGACAAGATCGTGGCCGCGCGCAATGGCCCGCCGGCGGTCATCGGGCTGGGTAAGGACGAGTACTTCGTCGCCTCCGACGTGCCGGCGATCCTCTACCACACCCGCGACCTGTTCTTCCTCGCCGATGGCGACCTGGCGGTGATCACGCCCGCGGGGGTCCAACTCAGCGATTTCGACGGCAATCCCATCGTTCGCCAGGTGCAGCACGTAACCTGGGACCCGATTATGGCGGAAAAGGGCGGCTTCAAGCATTTCATGCTCAAGGAGATTTATGAGCAGCCGCGCGCCGTCCGCGACACCACCCTGGGCCGCGTCTCCCTCGATAGCGGCAAAATTTTCCTCGAGGAGATGGAGATCACCGAGGCCGAGTTCGTCAAGCTCGAGAAAGTCAACATCGCCGCCTGCGGCACCAGTTGGCACGCCGCGCAGGCCGGCAAATTCATGATCGAGCGCCTCGCCCGCGTGCCGGTGGAAGTGGACTACGCCAGCGAGTGGCGCTATCGCGACCCCATTGTCGCACCCAACGCGTTAACCATGTTGATCACACAATCGGGCGAGACGGCCGATACCATCGCCGCCCAGCGTGAAGCGCGGGCCAAGGGATCCAAGACGATTGGCATCTGCAACGTGGTTGGCTCCATGGTCACGCGCGAAGCCAACGGCACCATCTACACCCATGCCGGCCCGGAAATCGGGGTCGCCTCGACCAAGGCCTTCACCGCGCAGTTGACCGCGCTGTTCCTGTTCTCGCTGTACCTGGCGAACATCCGCGGCGCCATCACCAAGGATGAAGCGCGGATGTACATCGGGGAATTGGGCAAACTTCCCGGCAAGCTGGAGTCGGTGCTGGCGAAGGAGGAGGACGCTGAAGACCTGGCCAAGGAATACCATCGCGCCCAGGATTTCCTCTTCCTCGGCCGCGGCATTCACTACCCCATCGCGCTGGAAGGGGCGCTCAAGCTGAAGGAAATCTCCTATATCCACGCCGAGGGCTATCCCGCCGGCGAGATGAAGCACGGCCCCAACGCGCTGATTGACGAGGACCTTCCCGTGGTGATTATGGCCACCTGCGATCTCAACGATCCCGGCTCGCACATACGCTATGAGAAGACGCTCTCTAACCTGAAGGAAGTGAAGGCGCGCAGCGGGCGCGTGATCGCCGTCGCCACCGAAGGAGACGAGGACATTCGGGAGGCCGCCGACCACGTGGTTTACGTGCCGCCGGCGCCGGAACTGCTCTCGCCCATCCTCGAGATCGTGCCGCTGCAGCTGCTGGCTTACCATATCGCGGTGCGCCGCGGCTGCGACGTTGACCAGCCGCGGAATTTGGCGAAGTCAGTGACGGTGGAGTGA
- a CDS encoding FAD-dependent oxidoreductase — MSTERVLMTARLVRSVALSDDTKHLEFAVEEVPRFDFTAGQFVSMKQPHDGREITRAYSIASPPRADNTFDLCLNRVLEGFFSNFLCDLAAGARVRFHGPHGYFALKSPVRDSLFIATGTGIAPLRGMLQWLFADESRHLGREFWLVFGVRYVADLYYNDEFLQLAREHSNFHYLPTLSRENPGWTGARGYVQEHVRRLAQGRRDMDAYICGLKDMVLANREQLKELGWDRKSILYERFD; from the coding sequence ATGAGCACGGAACGCGTACTAATGACAGCCCGGCTGGTGCGCTCGGTGGCGCTTTCCGACGACACCAAGCACCTGGAGTTCGCCGTCGAAGAGGTTCCCCGCTTCGACTTCACCGCCGGGCAATTCGTTTCCATGAAGCAGCCGCACGACGGCCGCGAGATCACGCGCGCTTACTCCATCGCCTCGCCGCCGCGCGCCGACAACACCTTTGACCTCTGCCTCAACCGCGTCCTTGAAGGCTTTTTCTCCAATTTTCTTTGCGACCTTGCGGCAGGTGCGAGGGTCCGCTTCCATGGCCCGCATGGCTACTTTGCGCTCAAGAGCCCGGTGCGCGACTCCCTGTTCATCGCCACCGGCACCGGCATCGCTCCGCTGCGCGGCATGCTGCAGTGGCTGTTTGCGGACGAATCCCGCCACCTCGGCCGCGAGTTCTGGCTGGTTTTCGGCGTGCGCTACGTGGCCGACCTCTATTACAACGACGAGTTTCTCCAGCTCGCGCGGGAGCACTCCAACTTCCACTACCTGCCTACGCTGAGTCGCGAAAACCCCGGCTGGACCGGCGCCCGCGGCTACGTCCAGGAGCACGTCCGCCGCCTTGCCCAGGGTCGCAGGGACATGGACGCCTACATCTGCGGCCTTAAAGACATGGTCCTCGCCAACCGCGAACAGTTGAAAGAATTGGGGTGGGACAGGAAGTCAATTCTTTACGAAAGATTTGATTGA
- the dnaK gene encoding molecular chaperone DnaK, whose amino-acid sequence MGKIIGIDLGTTNSVVAVIEGGEPKVIPNEEGGRTTPSVVGFTKTGERLVGQVAKRQAITNPENTIYSIKRFMGRRYDEVNEEMKMVPYKVVRAGDHVAVVAQGKEYTPPEVSAMILGKLKKAAEDYLGSGVTEAVITVPAYFNDAQRQATKDAGRIAGLDVKRIINEPTAAALAYGLDKKKDETIAVYDFGGGTFDISILEVGEGVIEVKATNGDTHLGGDNIDQRIVDWLVEEFRKDEGLDLRGKGNEMALQRLRDAAERAKIELSTTMETEINLPFITADASGPKHLVKRLTRAKLESMVEDIIQRSVGPCRQCMKDAGIEASKINEVVLVGGQTRMPRIQALVKEQFGKEPHRGVNPDEVVAVGAAIQGGVLGGEVKDLLLLDVTPLTLSIETLGGVATGMIPRNTTIPTRKTETFSTAADSQTSVEVHVLQGERPLARDNRTLGKFHLTGIPPAPRGVPQIEVTFDIDANGILNVTAKDMATQKDQKITITSSSGLSKEEVERMAKEADAHAGEDKAKKEEIEARNQLDTMVYQIEKMLREHGDKISGSERGDVEAALADAKKALEGGDAKAMNAARERLTQASHKLAEAMYRQAQPAGGAAGAGPQPGPQPGANGAAPGDAKKKDEGVIDAEYVDVDEKK is encoded by the coding sequence ATGGGAAAGATTATCGGCATTGACTTGGGCACCACCAACTCGGTGGTGGCGGTCATCGAGGGTGGTGAGCCCAAAGTCATCCCCAACGAAGAGGGTGGCCGCACTACGCCCTCGGTCGTTGGCTTCACCAAGACCGGTGAGCGGTTGGTCGGACAGGTGGCCAAGCGCCAAGCCATCACCAACCCGGAAAACACGATTTATTCGATCAAGCGGTTCATGGGGCGCCGCTATGACGAAGTCAACGAAGAGATGAAGATGGTGCCCTACAAGGTGGTCCGCGCCGGCGACCACGTGGCCGTGGTGGCGCAGGGCAAGGAATACACTCCGCCCGAGGTGTCGGCCATGATTCTCGGCAAGCTCAAGAAAGCCGCCGAGGACTACCTGGGCAGCGGAGTCACCGAGGCGGTCATCACCGTTCCAGCGTATTTCAACGACGCGCAGCGCCAGGCCACCAAGGACGCGGGCCGGATCGCCGGTCTCGACGTCAAGCGCATCATCAACGAGCCCACGGCCGCCGCACTTGCCTATGGCCTCGACAAAAAGAAGGACGAGACCATCGCCGTCTACGACTTTGGCGGCGGCACCTTCGACATCTCCATTCTGGAAGTTGGCGAAGGCGTTATCGAGGTGAAGGCCACCAACGGTGACACGCATCTCGGCGGCGACAACATAGACCAGCGCATCGTGGACTGGCTGGTCGAAGAGTTTCGCAAGGACGAAGGACTCGACCTGCGCGGCAAGGGCAACGAGATGGCGCTGCAGCGTCTGCGCGACGCGGCTGAGCGCGCCAAGATCGAGCTCTCCACTACCATGGAGACCGAGATCAACCTGCCCTTCATCACCGCCGACGCCAGCGGCCCCAAGCACCTGGTCAAGCGCCTGACGCGCGCCAAGCTGGAGTCGATGGTGGAAGACATTATTCAGCGCTCGGTCGGTCCGTGTCGGCAATGCATGAAGGACGCCGGCATTGAGGCCAGCAAGATCAACGAGGTGGTGCTTGTCGGCGGCCAGACACGCATGCCGCGCATCCAGGCGCTGGTGAAAGAACAGTTCGGAAAGGAGCCGCACAGGGGAGTCAATCCCGACGAAGTCGTGGCGGTCGGCGCGGCCATCCAGGGCGGCGTGCTCGGCGGCGAGGTCAAGGACCTGCTGCTGCTCGACGTGACTCCGCTGACGCTGTCGATTGAAACGCTGGGCGGCGTGGCCACTGGGATGATCCCGCGCAACACCACCATCCCGACCAGGAAAACGGAGACCTTCTCCACCGCGGCGGACAGTCAGACGTCGGTCGAGGTGCACGTGCTGCAGGGCGAACGTCCGCTGGCGCGCGACAACCGCACCCTCGGCAAATTCCACCTGACGGGCATTCCGCCGGCTCCGCGCGGCGTGCCGCAGATCGAGGTCACCTTCGACATTGACGCCAACGGAATCCTGAACGTCACGGCGAAGGACATGGCCACGCAGAAGGACCAGAAAATCACCATCACGTCGTCTTCCGGGCTGAGCAAGGAAGAGGTCGAGCGCATGGCCAAGGAAGCCGACGCGCACGCGGGCGAGGACAAGGCCAAGAAAGAGGAGATCGAGGCCCGCAACCAGCTCGACACCATGGTTTACCAGATCGAGAAGATGCTGCGCGAGCACGGTGACAAGATTTCCGGCAGCGAGCGCGGCGACGTGGAAGCCGCTCTCGCCGACGCCAAGAAGGCGCTGGAAGGCGGCGACGCCAAAGCCATGAACGCGGCCCGCGAGCGCCTTACCCAGGCATCGCACAAGCTGGCGGAGGCGATGTATCGCCAGGCGCAGCCGGCGGGTGGCGCAGCCGGCGCGGGCCCGCAACCCGGTCCGCAACCCGGCGCCAACGGCGCAGCCCCAGGCGACGCCAAGAAGAAGGACGAAGGCGTGATCGACGCCGAGTACGTGGACGTAGACGAGAAGAAATAG
- a CDS encoding nuclear transport factor 2 family protein → MNYLDLRKTMRAGVPVVIVLLTLALTASAQDTKSPPTARQLSSLLNQFLDAAGRGDRAVFDRFFADDVIYTRSAGVTVDKAKIMKNIGRREDAGAKNTFSADDVTIHDYGTTAVVNFRLTARTEKAGKSETAHYRNTATFLKRNGHWQVVAWQATKVPGEKRASIN, encoded by the coding sequence GTGAACTATCTCGACCTGCGAAAGACGATGCGCGCCGGCGTTCCGGTGGTGATCGTGTTGCTGACGCTCGCGCTCACCGCAAGCGCGCAGGACACGAAGTCGCCACCCACCGCGCGCCAGCTTTCGTCGCTGCTGAACCAGTTCCTCGATGCTGCCGGGCGCGGCGACCGAGCTGTCTTCGACCGCTTCTTCGCCGACGACGTCATCTACACGCGCTCGGCGGGCGTGACCGTGGATAAAGCGAAGATCATGAAGAACATTGGCCGCCGCGAGGACGCGGGCGCGAAGAACACCTTCTCGGCGGACGACGTCACCATTCACGATTACGGAACTACGGCGGTGGTGAACTTCCGCCTTACCGCGCGCACCGAAAAGGCCGGCAAGTCTGAAACGGCGCACTACCGCAACACCGCCACCTTTCTCAAGCGCAACGGCCACTGGCAGGTGGTGGCGTGGCAGGCTACCAAGGTGCCGGGGGAGAAAAGGGCGAGCATCAACTAG
- a CDS encoding J domain-containing protein, translating into MATATKNYYDVLGVKKSASTEEIRKAFRKLARKYHPDVNPGDKAAEEKFKQLSEANDVLSDPKKRKIYDQLGYYSDNIDPAAAEAYARGGGVPGGGQRGAQEVPYDFSGFDFSDLFEGGAQQQQQRRGGFRDIFSGMFSGGRGGAAAQEEPEPGTDLEYQVSVGFWQAIRGAVMRLNITHLDTCGNCRGRGFLESPGVCPDCKGSGHIQQTSGRMKFNTVCQRCGGTGKLRTLCNVCGGEGVVQRSEPLEVRIKAGTRDGQRIRIAGKGNAGPRGGPPGDLYIIVRAGEHSVFHRDGDDIQVTVPVTVTEAAMGAKIEVPTIDGRALLRIPPGTQSGQKLRLREKGVPSAVKEGVRGDEIVEVKITVPMPHDEKTKELLRELAKLNPEDPRAELWNKV; encoded by the coding sequence ATGGCGACCGCGACGAAAAACTACTACGACGTCCTCGGGGTGAAGAAGAGTGCCTCCACCGAGGAGATTCGTAAGGCGTTTCGTAAGCTGGCGCGCAAGTACCATCCTGACGTCAATCCCGGCGACAAGGCGGCGGAAGAAAAGTTCAAGCAGCTCTCCGAAGCCAACGACGTCCTCAGCGATCCCAAGAAGCGCAAGATCTACGACCAGCTCGGCTATTACTCGGACAACATTGATCCCGCGGCGGCCGAGGCATACGCGCGCGGCGGCGGCGTTCCCGGAGGCGGCCAGCGCGGCGCCCAGGAAGTTCCGTACGATTTCAGCGGCTTCGATTTCTCCGATTTGTTCGAAGGCGGCGCGCAGCAGCAGCAACAACGGCGCGGCGGCTTCCGCGACATCTTTTCCGGCATGTTCAGCGGCGGGCGTGGCGGCGCGGCGGCGCAGGAAGAACCCGAGCCAGGCACCGACCTGGAATACCAGGTCAGCGTCGGATTCTGGCAGGCGATCCGCGGCGCCGTGATGCGCCTGAACATCACGCACCTGGACACCTGCGGCAATTGCCGCGGGCGCGGCTTCCTGGAGTCCCCCGGCGTTTGCCCCGATTGTAAGGGCTCAGGCCACATCCAGCAGACCAGCGGGCGCATGAAGTTCAACACCGTCTGCCAGCGCTGCGGCGGCACCGGCAAGCTGCGCACCCTCTGCAACGTGTGCGGCGGCGAGGGCGTGGTGCAGCGCAGCGAACCGCTGGAAGTGCGCATCAAGGCGGGGACGCGCGACGGCCAGCGCATTCGCATCGCCGGCAAGGGCAACGCCGGCCCGCGCGGCGGCCCTCCCGGCGATCTCTACATCATCGTGCGCGCCGGCGAGCACTCGGTTTTTCACCGCGACGGCGATGACATCCAGGTCACCGTGCCGGTCACCGTCACCGAGGCCGCCATGGGCGCCAAGATCGAGGTCCCGACCATCGATGGTCGCGCCCTGCTGCGCATCCCGCCGGGAACGCAGTCGGGCCAGAAGCTTCGCCTGCGCGAGAAGGGCGTCCCCTCGGCGGTGAAAGAAGGCGTGCGCGGTGACGAAATCGTCGAGGTCAAGATTACCGTCCCCATGCCGCACGACGAGAAGACGAAAGAATTGCTGCGCGAGTTGGCAAAGCTGAACCCGGAAGATCCAAGGGCGGAGTTGTGGAATAAGGTTTAG
- a CDS encoding helix-turn-helix transcriptional regulator — translation MAKRRGKGAYMISAVAEMYGIHPQTLRLYEREGLLKPSRTEGNTRLYTDEDLQRLEIILSLARDLGVNISGIAIILDMRARMEEMQRQMHEFLTHFQQEMLARMSRADASKGALIPVRRVPVAPASSTKEMK, via the coding sequence ATGGCTAAGAGACGAGGCAAAGGCGCATACATGATCTCCGCCGTCGCGGAGATGTACGGCATCCATCCGCAGACTTTGCGCCTGTACGAGCGCGAAGGGCTGCTGAAGCCGTCGCGCACCGAGGGCAACACCCGCCTCTACACCGACGAGGATCTGCAACGCCTGGAGATAATCCTGTCGCTGGCGCGCGACCTGGGCGTGAACATCAGCGGGATCGCCATCATCCTCGACATGCGGGCGCGCATGGAGGAGATGCAGCGCCAGATGCACGAATTCCTCACCCACTTCCAGCAGGAGATGCTGGCGCGCATGAGCCGGGCCGATGCCTCCAAGGGCGCACTCATCCCCGTGCGCCGAGTGCCGGTAGCGCCGGCGTCATCCACTAAAGAAATGAAATAA